In a single window of the Antennarius striatus isolate MH-2024 chromosome 3, ASM4005453v1, whole genome shotgun sequence genome:
- the LOC137592851 gene encoding GRAM domain-containing protein 2B isoform X1: MTEECLNLQTSQDDARRCNRGPAKHEERDYYSDVENVEERQRYDRMVNECLQTDDLDQQEHSRKKPVLVRSKTFDHSLLTQVQTDSDPKIERKKSHYSQLSKSNCQYHKIFKEISKEEQLRQSYTCALQKDILYQGRMFISDHWICFHSKVFGKDTKIAIPVVSVTHIKKTKTAILVPNALVIATSNDRYVFVSFLSRDNTYKILMSVCLHLEEKSPCSSPIPSSAESSFRGQRSSLSPCFPLSFPGDFSDLDGAIGQRRQDLEESSSSDSQTHDYEKIAEFSVPPFLDVLKNTHNTAPPEHVDCQHKVKNQKSPDSKLHKAHSTGSELVVNGTASLKTVLFVYLFLVIVLVLSSCYLAFKIISLEQKLMTLSSISDFSHQENNFLRDSDMNLFSELLTINLMKLEKVQKNLQRLLDEAA, from the exons ATGACAGAGGAGTGTTTGAACCTGCAGACATCGCAGGACGATGCCAGGAGGTGTAACCGAGGACCTGCAAAGCATGAGGAAAGGGATTATTA TTCAGATGTAGAAAACGTTGAAGAGCGGCAAAGATATGACAGGATGGTCAACGAGTGTCTGCAGACTGATGATCTGGACCAACAAGAGCACAGCAGGAAGAAACCAGTTTTGGTTAG gtCAAAGACCTTCGACCACTCCCTGTTGACTCAGGTCCAAACAGACTCAGATCCCAAAATAGAGAGGAAGAAGTCCCATTACAGCCAG CTTTCAAAGAGTAACTGTCAGTACCATAAAATATTCAAGGAAATCAGCAAAGAAGAGCAGCTCAGACAAA GTTACACCTGTGCTCTGCAGAAAGACATCCTCTACCAGGGACGAATGTTCATCTCTGATCACTGGATCTGCTTCCATTCCAAGGTCTTTGGCAAAGACACGAAG ATTGCCATCCCTGTGGTGTCTGTTACTCACATCAAGAAGACCAAAACTGCCATACTGGTGCCAAACGCTCTGGTGATTGCCACGAGCAATGACAGG TATGTGTTCGTGTCTTTCCTGTCCAGAGACAACACCTACAAGATCTTGATGTCCGTCTGTCTCCATCTGGAG GAGAAAAGTCCTTGTAGCAGCCCTATTCCCTCTTCAGCTGAGAGTAGcttcagaggtcagaggtcatcttTATCGCCTTGTTTTCCTCTG AGTTTTCCAGGTGACTTCAGCGACCTGGATGGAGCCATTGGACAGAGGAGGCAGGACCTGGAGGAGAGCAGCAGCTCTGACTCCCAAACACACGACTACGAGAAGATAGCAG AGTTCTCGGTTCCTCCGTTCCTGGATGtcttgaagaacacacacaacacagctcCACCTGAGCATGTGGACTGTCAACACAAAGTCAAGAACCAGAAGAGCCCAGACAGCAAGCTGCACAAAGCACACAGCACTG gcTCGGAGTTGGTGGTTAACGGTACAGCATCTCTCAAGACTGTGCTGTTTGTCTACCTGTTTCT agtgatAGTCTTGGTTTTGTCTTCCTGTTACCTGGCCTTTAAGATTATCTCTTTGGAACAGAAACTGATGACGCTCAGCTCCATTAGCGACTTCTCCCACCAGGA gaaCAACTTTCTGCGGGACAGCGACATGAACCTTTTCTCTGAACTTCTGACCATCAACCTGATgaagctggaaaag GTGCAAAAGAACCTGCAGAGACTGCTGGACGAAGCTGCATGA
- the LOC137592851 gene encoding GRAM domain-containing protein 2B isoform X2: MTEECLNLQTSQDDARRCNRGPAKHEERDYYSDVENVEERQRYDRMVNECLQTDDLDQQEHSRKKPVLVRSKTFDHSLLTQVQTDSDPKIERKKSHYSQLSKSNCQYHKIFKEISKEEQLRQSYTCALQKDILYQGRMFISDHWICFHSKVFGKDTKIAIPVVSVTHIKKTKTAILVPNALVIATSNDRYVFVSFLSRDNTYKILMSVCLHLEEKSPCSSPIPSSAESSFRGQRSSLSPCFPLSFPGDFSDLDGAIGQRRQDLEESSSSDSQTHDYEKIAEFSVPPFLDVLKNTHNTAPPEHVDCQHKVKNQKSPDSKLHKAHSTGSELVVNGTASLKTVLFVYLFLN; this comes from the exons ATGACAGAGGAGTGTTTGAACCTGCAGACATCGCAGGACGATGCCAGGAGGTGTAACCGAGGACCTGCAAAGCATGAGGAAAGGGATTATTA TTCAGATGTAGAAAACGTTGAAGAGCGGCAAAGATATGACAGGATGGTCAACGAGTGTCTGCAGACTGATGATCTGGACCAACAAGAGCACAGCAGGAAGAAACCAGTTTTGGTTAG gtCAAAGACCTTCGACCACTCCCTGTTGACTCAGGTCCAAACAGACTCAGATCCCAAAATAGAGAGGAAGAAGTCCCATTACAGCCAG CTTTCAAAGAGTAACTGTCAGTACCATAAAATATTCAAGGAAATCAGCAAAGAAGAGCAGCTCAGACAAA GTTACACCTGTGCTCTGCAGAAAGACATCCTCTACCAGGGACGAATGTTCATCTCTGATCACTGGATCTGCTTCCATTCCAAGGTCTTTGGCAAAGACACGAAG ATTGCCATCCCTGTGGTGTCTGTTACTCACATCAAGAAGACCAAAACTGCCATACTGGTGCCAAACGCTCTGGTGATTGCCACGAGCAATGACAGG TATGTGTTCGTGTCTTTCCTGTCCAGAGACAACACCTACAAGATCTTGATGTCCGTCTGTCTCCATCTGGAG GAGAAAAGTCCTTGTAGCAGCCCTATTCCCTCTTCAGCTGAGAGTAGcttcagaggtcagaggtcatcttTATCGCCTTGTTTTCCTCTG AGTTTTCCAGGTGACTTCAGCGACCTGGATGGAGCCATTGGACAGAGGAGGCAGGACCTGGAGGAGAGCAGCAGCTCTGACTCCCAAACACACGACTACGAGAAGATAGCAG AGTTCTCGGTTCCTCCGTTCCTGGATGtcttgaagaacacacacaacacagctcCACCTGAGCATGTGGACTGTCAACACAAAGTCAAGAACCAGAAGAGCCCAGACAGCAAGCTGCACAAAGCACACAGCACTG gcTCGGAGTTGGTGGTTAACGGTACAGCATCTCTCAAGACTGTGCTGTTTGTCTACCTGTTTCT AAACTGA